One Gloeobacter morelensis MG652769 DNA window includes the following coding sequences:
- a CDS encoding glutaredoxin family protein translates to MQRTVVFYSKPGCCLCDALEATLRRVQPDLGFALEKRDILIHPEWFADFQYTIPVLEVNGRTLTGISHRSTAAQLAAVLERAFVA, encoded by the coding sequence GTGCAGAGAACCGTCGTCTTCTACTCCAAGCCCGGCTGCTGTCTGTGCGACGCACTGGAAGCCACCTTGCGCCGGGTGCAGCCGGATTTGGGCTTTGCGCTCGAGAAGCGCGACATCCTCATCCATCCCGAATGGTTCGCCGACTTTCAGTACACCATCCCGGTGCTGGAGGTGAACGGCCGCACCCTGACAGGCATCTCCCATCGCAGCACGGCCGCCCAGCTGGCGGCCGTGCTGGAGCGGGCTTTTGTCGCCTGA
- a CDS encoding UDP-N-acetylmuramoyl-L-alanyl-D-glutamate--2,6-diaminopimelate ligase, translated as MRLHELLARTGLDTRNLPDIDIAGLSTDSRQVQPGDLFIGLPGTRVDGSEFWPQAVAGGAAGLVISENARGVEAAVPVIRVPDVVGTCARLASAYYDFPARKLTLAGVTGTNGKTTTTHLIEHLLKAQAPTGLVGTLYSRWPGQSQEARHTTPFALEIQKLLARMVEAGCKYGVMEVSSHALAQQRVAGCRFEAAVFTNLTQDHLDFHPDMESYFQAKATLFSPEYRVGRAVINADDPWGVRLAAANDQVWTYSFQPNADIYPEAAVFTPEGIRGTLVTPVGHAAFTSPLVGQFNLANLLAAVGATLALGIDLQVVAAGLSGFGGVPGRMERVSTPDDDIAVIVDYAHTPDGLRKLLEATRPFVDGRLICVFGCGGDRDRTKRPQMGRIAAELSDLPVVTSDNPRTENPEAILDDILAGIPAGVSPTVEVDRRRAIFQALLEAKAGDCVVIAGKGHEDYQILGTSKIHFDDRKQAREALSKRRSRG; from the coding sequence ATGCGACTGCACGAACTGCTTGCCCGCACCGGGCTGGATACCCGCAACCTTCCCGACATCGACATCGCCGGTCTGAGCACCGATTCGCGCCAGGTGCAGCCGGGGGATCTGTTTATCGGTCTTCCGGGTACGCGGGTGGACGGCAGCGAATTCTGGCCGCAGGCGGTGGCCGGGGGAGCGGCGGGGCTGGTGATTTCTGAGAACGCCCGGGGGGTGGAGGCGGCGGTGCCGGTGATCCGGGTGCCGGACGTGGTGGGCACCTGCGCCCGGCTCGCGTCTGCCTACTACGACTTTCCGGCCCGCAAACTGACCCTTGCCGGGGTGACCGGCACCAACGGTAAAACGACTACGACCCATTTAATTGAGCATCTATTAAAGGCCCAGGCGCCCACGGGTCTGGTGGGCACGCTCTACAGCCGCTGGCCGGGGCAGAGCCAGGAGGCCCGGCACACGACGCCCTTTGCCCTTGAGATCCAGAAGTTGCTTGCCCGGATGGTGGAGGCGGGCTGCAAATACGGGGTGATGGAGGTCAGTTCCCACGCCCTCGCCCAGCAGCGGGTGGCGGGTTGCCGCTTCGAGGCGGCGGTCTTCACCAACCTCACCCAGGACCACCTTGACTTTCACCCGGACATGGAAAGTTACTTCCAGGCGAAGGCGACCCTATTTAGCCCCGAGTACCGCGTCGGGCGGGCGGTGATCAACGCCGACGACCCGTGGGGCGTGCGCCTTGCCGCCGCCAACGACCAGGTGTGGACCTACAGTTTCCAGCCCAATGCGGATATTTATCCAGAAGCTGCCGTGTTCACCCCAGAGGGCATCCGCGGTACCCTCGTCACCCCGGTGGGCCATGCTGCCTTTACCAGCCCCCTGGTAGGTCAGTTCAATCTGGCCAATCTGCTGGCGGCGGTCGGGGCCACCCTGGCTTTGGGAATTGACCTGCAAGTGGTCGCGGCGGGGCTATCGGGCTTTGGCGGCGTACCCGGCCGCATGGAGCGGGTGAGTACCCCGGACGACGACATCGCCGTCATCGTTGATTACGCCCACACCCCCGACGGACTGCGCAAGTTGCTGGAAGCCACCCGGCCTTTTGTGGACGGGCGGCTGATCTGCGTATTCGGCTGCGGCGGCGATCGCGACCGCACCAAGCGCCCCCAGATGGGCCGCATCGCCGCCGAGTTGTCGGATTTGCCGGTGGTCACCTCCGACAATCCCCGCACCGAGAACCCGGAAGCGATCCTGGACGACATCCTGGCGGGCATCCCGGCGGGGGTATCGCCGACTGTGGAAGTGGACCGCCGCCGGGCAATCTTCCAGGCACTGCTCGAAGCGAAGGCGGGCGACTGTGTGGTGATCGCGGGCAAGGGCCACGAGGATTATCAGATCCTGGGCACGAGCAAAATCCACTTCGACGACCGCAAGCAAGCCCGCGAAGCGCTCTCCAAGCGCCGCAGCCGGGGTTGA